Within Thermococcus celer Vu 13 = JCM 8558, the genomic segment TTTGCCCCGGGTTTTCTGCAGGGGCTCGGGCTGACGGAGGGCGTAGCTTACCGGCTGGTGATAAGCGTGGCCCTCCTCCAGTTCGCCATCGTGATCCCGGCCCTGCTCATGATCCGCGACGTCCCTGTGAAGAACCCGCGGATAAACTGGAACCGGGAGTTGACGGTCAGGATACTCAAGTTCTCCCTCCCGAGTGCGCTGATAGGCTTCGGGGCTGGTATAACCATCCCCTACATGAGCCTCTACTTCAAGCTCCGGTTCGGGCAAACCTTGGCCGCCATAAGCGGGATATTCTTCTTCCAGCAGTTGACGATGGGCCTGGGCTCCTTCTCCCTCCCGAAGCTGGTCGAGAGGATAGGGCCCGTCAAGGTCATAACATCCTTCCAGAGCGTTGCGGCGTTTCTCTTTGCGATATTTCCCTCCATAGAGACGTTCCTGCTGGCCGCGGTTCTTTACGTCGCCCGCTCCATCCTCATGAACGTAGTCTGGCCCGTAAACGACTCCTTCATGATGGGCTTTTTCTCGACGGAGGAGAAGGCTACCGCCGCCGGAATAAGGAGGGCGTTTTCGACGTTCATGCGCGCCGGAGGGAACTACTTCGGCGGCCTGCTCTTCGGTATGTCAATGAGCTACCCCTTCTACGCGACGGCCACCCTCTACGTCGTGGCAACATCCCTGTTCTACGTCTTCTTCATAAGGTATAATGAATGAGAAAAGGTCAAAAAAGTCAACCCCTGGCGAGCTCGATTCCCCTCTCGAGGGCCCTGAAGTTGAAGTCCCAGAGTTTTTCCTTCAGGGTGAGCCTTATTCCCTCCATCAGGGATTCCTTCCTGAGGGGAACCAGGCCCTTTCCGTGGGCGTAGCCGAGCATCAGGACGCCGAGCGTTCTGGGGTTTATCCCATCGGCCTCGCGCTGGAAGTCCATCATGTGGACGGGGCATATTCTCCCGATGGCCTCCTCAACCTCCCCGAGCCCAGGGTACCTCTCCTTGCCGACGAGCGTCGTAGCCGTGTGAATCGGGTAGGCGTTGATTATCGCGACGCTATCCCTCCCCAGAAAGCGGGCGTTCCTCAGGGCCTCAGCAGGTTCGAGGGCGAGCATGAGGTCAGCGTTTCCTTCCTCGATGAGCGGGGAGTAGACGTCCTCACCGAAGCGGAGGTAGCTGAGGACGCTTCCGTAGCGCTGGCTCATGCCAAGGGTCTCTCCTATCCTTACGTTGTAGCCCTCGTGCATGGCGGCGTTTCCCACTATCCTCGAAAGGGTCAGACCGCCCTGCCCACCGACGCCCGTGATTATCAGATTAAACTCCATGGACACCACCGGGAGACACTGGGAGGGAGGCGATAAAAACCTGTTGGCAAGAAAATTCGGCGAGCCAATTGAGACACCGAAAATACCTCAAAAGGAGTGAGAAAAGCCGAAAGGCTCAGCCATTTAGACGGAGGCGCCTTACGACGAACTCCCTGTCGAGGGAGGCCAGGAAGGGAGCGAGCCTCGGGCCGCGGTCCTTGCCGATGAAGACGTTGTAAAGGGCCCTGAACCACTCCTTGCTCGGAATTCCACGCTTCTTCGCGGCGTCGTAGATGGCGTTGTTGAGTTCGTCAACCGTGAACCTCTCGTGGCTTTCGAGCCACTCCGCCACCTCGAGCATGGCCTCCCTCACCTCGGACTTCAGCTGGATCTCCGGCGGTTTCTCGAGGATGCTGAACCTCACGTTCTCGGGGGCGTACCTCTCAACCCAGTTCCTGGCGAGTCTGATGCGCAGTTTTATCCGCTCGACGTCGTCCCCGGTTAGGTTCCCGGGGACGTGGCCCTGCTCCTGGAGAACCCTTATTATCCCGTCGTCGTCCAGGTGGGGCATCTGGACGAGCGTAACGAGGAACCTGAAGGGGGCCTGCGCGGCGAGTCTCTCCGGAACCCTCGGCATCGAGAGCTCGTAGGTTCGCTTAAGCTCCTCTTCCTCCTCAGGGCTCTTCGCGTGCTCCAGCCCGAAGTAGATCCTCTCCACCCTGTCGAACTCATCATAGAGGTTGAGCAGGCCGAGGCCGAGGTCTATCTTGAGCTCCTTGTTGGGCCTCGCCTTTGCGTAGATGAAGCGTACCACCCCGGGCTCAAGGACCTCGTAGAGGTCGCTGAGGAGTATGACGTTGCCCTTGCTCCCCGACATCTTGCCCTTCTGTCCCTTGATCCCCACGAACTCGTACATCAGGTCTATCGGGGCTGGCCAGCCGAAGATCCTCTCCACTATCTCCCTTCCGGTGTCGTAGGAGCCACCAGCGGCCAAGTGGTCCTTTCCCGCGGGCTCGAAATCCACCTTGAAGTGGGCCCAGCGCATCGGCCAGTCGACGCGCCAGCGGAGCTTGACGCTGCCGTCCCTTATGTCGACCTCGCCCTCGCTCCCGCAGTGGGGGCAACGGTAGGAGACCTTCCATTCACCGTCCCAGGAGACGAAGTCGGCCTCCTTCCCACATTTCGGGCAGTAAACCATGACCGGCTGCCAGCTCTCGTCGAGGGGCGGTTGCTTCGCCCTCTCGCGGTACTTGTCGAGGATGGCCTTTATCTCATCACGCCTGCTCAGGGCGAGCCTCACCTCCCCGGCGTACTCACCCGACTTGTAGAGGTCGTAGGCGTGCAGGAAATCGACCTCTATGCCCAGCCTCTCCACCTCGCTCTCGAAGAGCTCCATGAAATGCTCCGCGTAACTGTCGTGGCAACCCCATGGGTCTGGAACCTCCCTGACCGGCTTCGTGAGGTGCTCCTTCCACTCGGCCGGGACGTTCTTCGGAACCTTTCTAAAACGGTCGTAGTCGTCCCACATGTGGATGTGCCTGACCCTCTTCCCCCTGTCGCGCAGGGCGTGGCCGACTATGTAAGCGGTAAAGAACTCTCTGAAGTTGCCTATGTGAACGTAACCGCTCGGCGTTATCCCGCTCTCAACGACGTACTCCTCCTTATCGCCGCGCTCCCTGATTATCTTCTCCGCCATGTAATCCGCCCAGTGAACCATCTTCACCACCTGGTTTAGCTCCGATGGGGACCTTTTAAGGTTAAGCTCTGTCCCCTGTAACAACTACAAAAACGGAAAATTTTATAAACACTGACAGTAAAACAATCGGTGAGAGTAACAAGGGGGCATCCCAATGGAAGTAGAGATGCGCAGGATGAACGCCTTCTTTCCGGCTTCCCTGGAGATCCAGGAGGAACTCCTCAAGGCCGGCTTTAAGGTGCCGTACGACAGGGAGAGCGGAAGGAAGACGCCGGTTCCGGTCGTCGTGAGCTCGATGGAGGAGAGACGCATCCGAAGAAACAGACTGCTAAAGGCCAGGGACTTTGAAAGTGATGGCAAGTTCGCCGCGGTACCCGGTGAGAGGGCACTCCTTGAGATGGAGCCCACGGAGAGGGGATTTATGATACTGAGGCCGAAGCCCCTTGAATACCACCTCGAGGAGCTGGGGTTCACCACGGTTCCGCCGAGGATATGGGGAACGTGGGCGAGCTTTTCGCTTCCCTTCTCGGTGTACGGAGAACTCGTGGATTCCCTCGATGGGCTCAGGGAAGAGGACGACGGCGGCTTTTACACCGCGTCCAGGGGCTCAGGCGGGAGGATAGAGGTCTACGCCTACAAGGGGAAACGCGGAAAGGACCTCGGGATTCCGGTTTTCGGCTACGCGCTCGGACTCCACGGGTTAACCTTGGCCGAGGAGTACCTCAGGGAGAAGGCTAAGGAGAACGGTCTCCCCGAGGAGAGGCTCCGCTACCTGAGGCTCGGTTTGAAGAAGAGGAAGGAAACGCGCGCTGGGCTGAAGGTGGGGATCGTCTGGGAGAACGGGAAACCGAGCGAGATAACCCTCAAGCTCTCAACCGTGGAGCCGAGGGTTAAGATTCAGGGGCTCTACGGCGAGCTCGTAGGAAAATCCCGCGGGGAGCTGGCGAGAACCGACGACTGGTACATCGTTGTTCACGGGAGCGATTTCCTCGCGGCACTCGAGACGGTTGGGAGGGCGTTTGGCTAAACTATTTAAGCCGACCCCCTCTTTTATTTTTTAGGTGGAACCATGTTTCCGGAGTGGGTCTGGTACACAGCGGCAGCGGCTTCCTTCATCCTGCTCGCCATAGGGCTCACGAAGAAGCTCGGATCTGAATGGGCCTGGGTGAACAGGAAGGTGATTCACTTCAGCATCGTCCCGGCGGTTCTGATGCTTTACTACGGGGATATTCCTGTGTGGGTGTTCAGCGGGGCGGCTTTCCTCATCGGCCTCTCTCAGCTCTGGCCGCATCTCCTGAGAAGGGAGCTCTCGTGGTACCAGGTAGAGCACAACTACGGGGAGGTCTTCTTCGCCCTCTCGGCCGCGATCGTTCCGTTGATACTGACGCGGGAGTACGCAACGGCCCTCCTCCTGGTGATGGCGATCAGCGACGGCGTTACTGGGATAATAAGGCACCACTACTTCAGAAGGCACGGTTTCAACGTGAAGCTGAAGAAACACTGGACCGGAAGCCTTGGCTATTTCGTAACGGCCCTTGTGATAGCGTTCCCGCTCCTTAAGGCTGGAATCGCTGGAAAAATAGGGTGGGCGGCCATTCTGATGCTCGCGGAGTATCAGCCGTGGCTCGACGACAACTTGGCGGTTCCGCTCGTCGGAAGCGCGCTGTTCTTCCTTTACTGAGCCCACCGGACCTTGAGGCTGTCCTTCTTCACCTTTTCGAACTCCCCAACGAGGGCCCTTCCGGTTCTCTCCATGAACTCCCCGATATCGTCGATTCCTATTTCCTTCAGGCCGATGGCATCAACGCCCTCCGGAATCCCCTTCGCCTCCACGTTCATCCCGATGTGGATCTTGACGCTCACGGGCGAGACCGTCGCTATGGAGATACTGAGCTTCCTTCCCTCAACGTAGATGTCGTCGCCCTTTCTCTCGGTTTTCACGCCGTACTCACTGAGAACCTCGCAGAGCCTGGCGATGAAGAGCTTCTGCAAAGTCGAGGCGAAGAGAGCGTTTACAAGGTCAAAGACCTCGACTATGTAGTGCACCATGTCGTCGCTCCTGATCTCCTTGCTTGCGCGGAGGTCCTCGATGTCTATCATCTCCTCGACCTTGACGTCGCAGGCCCCCCGAAAGACGACGAGTGAGTTCCCGAGTATCCCGAAGTTCCGGTAGGCCCAGTGGCTTCTTATGGCCGAACCGTCGTAGTCTATGCGCCTATCCTTCACGATGAGCAGGTCCATAGGATCACCCCTTGTAACTCACCGAAAGGGCTTCGCTGAGCGGGTTTTAATGGTTGCGGGAAATCACCGTAAAAAGCCTGGTCTTACCGGTGCAGTAGATCGAAGAGGATTCAACTGTATGACACAACGGGAACAGAAACGAGGATCAGAAGGACCGTGCACAGGCCGATTGACCTATCAAATGCCCAGCCCCCCTTTCAGAGGCAGAAACCTCGGGCGATTGGGAGCGGCAGACTGAACGGGTCGGTTTCCCTTCCCGCTTACATCCCCGCCCCATCAAACGGGTCTTCTTCCCGAGCCCTCGTCCCAGGCAAAGGACCGGTCGCCCGACCCCCTGCGCCTGGGAGTGGCCGCCTATTTTCGGGGACCGCTTCGGCCTTAGATGCTTTCAGGCCTTATCGGACACGGCGTAGCTGCCCGGCTGTGCCCTGTAGGACAACCGGTAGACCAGAGGCCGCGGCTCCCTGTTCCTCTCGTACTGGGGGAGCCTTCCCCTCAGGCGGCCAACACCTCCGGTAGATAGCATCCGACCTGTCTCACGACGGTCTAAACCCAGCTCACGTTCCCCTTTAATGGGTGAACACCCCCACCCTTGGCCCCTGCTGCAGGGCCAGGATGGGAAGAGCCGACAGCGAGGTAGCAAGCCTCGGGGTCGATATGGGCTCTCGCCCGAGACGACTCTGTTATCCCCAGGGTAGCTTTTCTGTCATCCCTGGCCCCCACCGGGGAGGCACAGGGGTTCGCTAGGCCACGCTTTCGCGGCTGGACCCGCCTCTGTTACGGGTCCAGTCAGGCCGGCTTTTGCCCTTGCACTCTACGGCGGATTCCTGACCCGCCTGAGCCGACCTTAGGGCACCCTCGATACCTTTTCGAGGGTGTGCCGCCCCAGCCAAACTGCCCACCTACCGCTGTCCCCCCGTCGGGGGTTAGCCGTACGGCAGAGGGTGGGCGGTGTCTCATGGACGGCTCCACCCGCCCCGGAAGGCGGGCTTCGACGCCTCCCGCCTACGCTGCGCACCCCCCGCCGTACGGCAACGGCAGGCTGCAGTAAAGCTCCATGGGGTCTTCGCTTCCCACCGGAGGTCCCAGGCATATGCGCCTGGCAGTGGTTTCGCCGGGCCCCAGCCGGGGACAGTGGGGACCTCGTTACGCCATTCATGCAGGTCGGCATTTAACCGACAAGGAATTTCGCTACCTTAAGAGGGTTATAGTTACCCCCGCCGTTTACCGGTGCTTCACCCGGTTGGACCCGGGCTTCACATACCGGCACTGGGCAGGCGTCGGCCCCAGTACAAACCCTTTCGGGCTAGCTGGGACCTGTGTTTTTACTAAACAGTCGGGTCCCCCGAGTCACTGCGACCTGCGGGTTACGCACCCGCAGGCACCCCTTATCCCGAAGTTACGGGGCCAATTTGCCGAGTTCCCTCGGCTGGGTTTCCCCCGACACGCCTTAGGCTTCTCACCCAGGGGCACCTGTGTCGGTTCTCGGTACGGTCGCGGTGGATCGTTCCCGAGGGGCTTTTCACGGGCCCCAGGGATCGGCGGAACCCCCCTTACGGGAGGCCATTCGCGCTTTCATCCGGTTCTCGCCATTACGGCACTCCCCGGACTTATACGCTTAGCCGGCCTTGTGGGCCGGTCCGCCTACCCCGAGGCGTCACCCCTCGGGCTTGCGTTGCCGCACCTACCACCGCGGTACGGGAATATAAACCCGTTTCCCTTTCGCCAGCGCCGAGTTACGGACTGGCTTAGGACCGACTAACCCACGGCTGATGAACATTGCCGTGGAACCCTGGCCCCTTCGGCGGCCGGGATTCTCACCCGGCTATGCTGCTACTCCCGGCAGGATCCACAATACCGACGGGTCCACCGGACCTTACGGCCCGGCTTCCACCCCACCGGCACGCCCGCCTACCCGATCACGGACCAATCGGTCCGTGCGCCGGGGTCTCGGCAGCCGGCTTAAGCCCCGTCCATTTTCGGGGCCCCTGACCTCGACGGGTGAGCTGTTACGCACTCTTTAAAGGATGGCTGCTTCTAAGCCTACCTCCCCGCTGTCTAAGGCCAGGGACGCCCTTTGGAGTAACACTTAGCCGGCATTTAGGGGCCTTAACCCCGGTCTGGGTTGTTCCCCTCTCGGTTGACGGCTTACACCGTCACCCTACTCCGGCCTTCTACGGCGGCAGTGGGTTCGGAGTTTGACAGGGAGCCGGGGGATTTCTCCCCCTAAACCCCCAATCAGTGCTCTACCCCACCACCTACCTCCGGCCGGGCTATCCTGAGGGATAATTCGGCGGGAACCAGCTATCGCCGGCCTCGATTGGCCTTTCACCCCTAGCCCGGGGTCACGGGAGCGAATTGCACGTCAGCACCCCTATCGGGCCTCCATCCCTCTGTTGAGGGACTTCACCCTGCCCCGGGCTAGATCGACCGGCTTCGGGTCTCACGGCCGTGACTCCGGGCGCTTTCACACCCCGTCCCTCACCCTTACGGGCTGCGGACCTGTCGGTTTCCCTGTGGCTTCGGGGTTAACCCCCTTAACCTCGCCACGGCCGTGAACTCCCTGCCCCGTGATCCAAGACGGACGGTGCAACCCCGGTCGCCTCCCCTCGTACTCCACGGTCGCCCGTGTTTCCTTCGGGGAGGGTCAACCCTTTCGGGCCGCACCCACCTATCGCCGTCTGGTTTCAGGCTCTTTTCACCCCCTGCCAGGGGTGCTTTTCAGCTTTCCCTCACGGTACTAGTTCGCTATCGGTCTCGGGACGTATTTAGGGTTGGGAGCCGATGCCTCCCAGCTTCCCGCCGGATATCCGACCGACGGTACTCAGGAACCCTGCAGGAGCCTGAGGGCTTACGCCTACGGGGCTTTCACCCTCTACGGCGCCGCGTTCCAGCGGACTTCGGCTTCACCCTCGAGGCTCCAGTGCAGGGCCCTACTACACCACATCCCCTCCGGGTTTCCCCGGAGGGTTCAGTTTGCCCTGTGCCGCTTTCGGTCGCCCCTACTAACGGCATCGCTTTTGCTTTCTTTTCCTGCGGGTACTAAGATGTTTCAATTCCCCGCGTTCCCCCTCCCGACTGGGAGTGCGGCAAAAGCCGCGGGAGGTCCCATTCGGGAATCCCCGGTTCGACGGCTGCCTGCGCCTCGCCGGGGCTTATCGCAGCTTGCCACGCCCTTCGTCGGCGCCCCGAGCCGAGCCATCCACCAGACGGCTTAGGTTCTCTGCCCCCTACTCAGGGGGCTGGGCATTTTTTGGGTCAATCGGCCTGTGCACGGTCCTCATCGTGACCCCTGTTCGGGGTCTCGGACCCTTCCATCCCAAGCGGGGCTTGGGATGTGCACCTCTTCGTGGTGGACCGGCCGGGATTCGAACCC encodes:
- a CDS encoding MFS transporter, producing the protein MLRNYGRDARILIGANAAGQLFLQFSMFIMPFYLMALGYDMVDMGTFFSIQTFTGGLFFLIAGGVSLRLGYRKTLLLGALLGLAGRVLQVLAPNRYALALGFFLVGANMGLRQPNFAALLSEEVGDKLRHHAFSISFGLGTIFNALGVLIAGFAPGFLQGLGLTEGVAYRLVISVALLQFAIVIPALLMIRDVPVKNPRINWNRELTVRILKFSLPSALIGFGAGITIPYMSLYFKLRFGQTLAAISGIFFFQQLTMGLGSFSLPKLVERIGPVKVITSFQSVAAFLFAIFPSIETFLLAAVLYVARSILMNVVWPVNDSFMMGFFSTEEKATAAGIRRAFSTFMRAGGNYFGGLLFGMSMSYPFYATATLYVVATSLFYVFFIRYNE
- a CDS encoding indolepyruvate oxidoreductase subunit beta, yielding MEFNLIITGVGGQGGLTLSRIVGNAAMHEGYNVRIGETLGMSQRYGSVLSYLRFGEDVYSPLIEEGNADLMLALEPAEALRNARFLGRDSVAIINAYPIHTATTLVGKERYPGLGEVEEAIGRICPVHMMDFQREADGINPRTLGVLMLGYAHGKGLVPLRKESLMEGIRLTLKEKLWDFNFRALERGIELARG
- the lysS gene encoding lysine--tRNA ligase, whose translation is MVHWADYMAEKIIRERGDKEEYVVESGITPSGYVHIGNFREFFTAYIVGHALRDRGKRVRHIHMWDDYDRFRKVPKNVPAEWKEHLTKPVREVPDPWGCHDSYAEHFMELFESEVERLGIEVDFLHAYDLYKSGEYAGEVRLALSRRDEIKAILDKYRERAKQPPLDESWQPVMVYCPKCGKEADFVSWDGEWKVSYRCPHCGSEGEVDIRDGSVKLRWRVDWPMRWAHFKVDFEPAGKDHLAAGGSYDTGREIVERIFGWPAPIDLMYEFVGIKGQKGKMSGSKGNVILLSDLYEVLEPGVVRFIYAKARPNKELKIDLGLGLLNLYDEFDRVERIYFGLEHAKSPEEEEELKRTYELSMPRVPERLAAQAPFRFLVTLVQMPHLDDDGIIRVLQEQGHVPGNLTGDDVERIKLRIRLARNWVERYAPENVRFSILEKPPEIQLKSEVREAMLEVAEWLESHERFTVDELNNAIYDAAKKRGIPSKEWFRALYNVFIGKDRGPRLAPFLASLDREFVVRRLRLNG
- a CDS encoding PhoI; protein product: MEVEMRRMNAFFPASLEIQEELLKAGFKVPYDRESGRKTPVPVVVSSMEERRIRRNRLLKARDFESDGKFAAVPGERALLEMEPTERGFMILRPKPLEYHLEELGFTTVPPRIWGTWASFSLPFSVYGELVDSLDGLREEDDGGFYTASRGSGGRIEVYAYKGKRGKDLGIPVFGYALGLHGLTLAEEYLREKAKENGLPEERLRYLRLGLKKRKETRAGLKVGIVWENGKPSEITLKLSTVEPRVKIQGLYGELVGKSRGELARTDDWYIVVHGSDFLAALETVGRAFG
- a CDS encoding diacylglycerol/polyprenol kinase family protein; translation: MFPEWVWYTAAAASFILLAIGLTKKLGSEWAWVNRKVIHFSIVPAVLMLYYGDIPVWVFSGAAFLIGLSQLWPHLLRRELSWYQVEHNYGEVFFALSAAIVPLILTREYATALLLVMAISDGVTGIIRHHYFRRHGFNVKLKKHWTGSLGYFVTALVIAFPLLKAGIAGKIGWAAILMLAEYQPWLDDNLAVPLVGSALFFLY
- a CDS encoding DUF366 family protein; translation: MDLLIVKDRRIDYDGSAIRSHWAYRNFGILGNSLVVFRGACDVKVEEMIDIEDLRASKEIRSDDMVHYIVEVFDLVNALFASTLQKLFIARLCEVLSEYGVKTERKGDDIYVEGRKLSISIATVSPVSVKIHIGMNVEAKGIPEGVDAIGLKEIGIDDIGEFMERTGRALVGEFEKVKKDSLKVRWAQ